Part of the Streptomyces sp. NBC_01460 genome, TGTTCCTCTCGGGTGGCCTCGACTCCGGTGTCGTCGCCGCTGTCGCGGCCGAGGTGTACGGCCGGCAGGGGCGCAGGCTGAAGACCTTCTCCGTCGGCACGGCGGACTCACCGGATCTGCTCGCCGCCCGCGAGACCGCAGCGTTCCTGGGGACCGATCACCACGAGGCGGTTCTGGACGCCGAGGCGTCGCGCACGGTGCTCGACGACGTGGTCGCCTGCGTGGAGTCCTTCGACGCCAGCCTCATCCGCAGCGCCGTGCCCAACTGGTTCCTGTCCGAACTGGCCTCACGGCACGTCAAGGTGGTGCTGACCGGCGAGGGCGCCGACGAACTGTTCGCCGGCTACGGCTATTACCACGAGCGGCACGCCGCGCCCGAGGACCTGGATGCGGAGCTCCGGCGTACGGTGGCGGCGCTGCACGGTCTCAACCTCCAGCGCTGCGACCGGGTGACCATGGCCCACGGCCTGGAGGCCCGCGTGCCCTTCCTCGACCACGACGTCATGGCCCACGCCATGTCCCTGCCCGCGCACATGAAGGCGCTGGAGGACGACGGCATGGAGAAGGGGCATCTGCGCCGCGCCTTCACGGGGCGGCTGCCGGAACACCTGCTGTGGCGCCGCAAGGAGCAGTTCGGTACGGGCAGTGGTGCGGAGGGCCTGCTCGGTCCGCTGTGGGACAGCCGCATCACGGACGAGGAGTTCGCCGCGGCCGTGGACGATGACGGCATGCCTGAGCTGCGCAGCAAGGAGGAGCTCGGCTACTACTGTACGTTCCGTACGGCCCTCCCGGGTGTCCGTCCCGAGGCCGTGCTCACACGGTTCGCGACGGTGTGAGGGTTCCAGGGGAGGTGCTCGCCCGGCAGGCACCCGACTTCCCGCGCGCCCTGGGGTACGTCATCCGTCCGCGGCGTCCTCGGTCTCCCACCGCAGCAGGTCGCCAGGCTGGCACTCGAGCGCTTCGCAGAGCGCGGCGAGCGTCGCGAAGCGCACCGCCTTGGCGCGGCCGTTCTTGAGCACCGCCAGGTTGGCGGGTGTGATCCCCACGCGGTCCGCCAGCTCGCCCACGGACATCTTCCGCCTGGCCAGCATCACGTCGATGTCGACGGCGATCGGCATCAGATCACCTCGTCCAACTCGGCCCGCATCTGCGACGCTTCGACGTCGCGGGCGACCGCCTGGGCCAACAGGGTGCGCATGACGAGCACGAGGAGCGCGACCCCCAGGACGGCCACGCCCACCCCGCCCATGACGACGGTGACGCCCGGGTCCTCCCGTTGGCCCGGCGCGTTCAGGGCCGTGACCGCGAACCACACGAGAGAGGCCGCCACGATCGCGCCGATCACGGTGTCCACGTACCGGAAGGCGGCGTGGGAGAACACGGTTCCGCGCCGCACCATCGTCACCAGCCGCCACACGCAGACCAGGGCGACCTGGACCGACACCATGCCCAGGATCGTGACCAGGCGCAGCGGGGTCAGCGGGAGCGACCCCTGCTCCGGGTCGGTGGCCAGCGCCCACGCCATCGACGCCTGTACGCACACGGTGCCGGTCAGCACCACCACGAGAACGGCGCGCAGCGCGCGCACGGTCAGCTTCCCCACGACTCACCCTTCCATCGACTTACGATATGAATCTATCGAATGTCGATAGGTCGAGCAAGGTGCGGGATCGAGAAGGAGGAAGGAACGGCGGCGGACCGTCCGGGGCGGGGCACCCCGCCCCGGACGGTCCGCCGGCCGCTGCGGTCAGGTGTGGCCGTCCCCCGCCCCGGCCCTCAGCCCTTCAGCTGTGTGAACCGGAGATGGTTGCCGAAGGGGTCGCGCAGGCCGCAGTCGATGCCGTACGGGCGCTCCGTCGGCTCGTCCGTGAACTCCACGCCCAGGGCTTTCAGCGTCTCGTACGTCGTGCGGCAGTCGTCCGTGGTGAGGATCAGGGCGGCGCCCATCGCGCCCTTCGTCACCAGCTCGCGGACCTGCTCGGCCGTCTCCTCGGACAGGGCCGGAGGGCCCGGCTTCTCCAGCAGGACCTGGCGGTCGGGGTGGCCGGGGACGCTGACGGTGAGCCAGCGCATGAAGCCCATGTCGACATCGGCGTTGACCTCCAGGCCGAGCTTGCCGACGTAGAAGTCGAGGGCCTCGTCCTGGTCGAGGACGTAGATCTGTGAGTGCGTGATGGCGTTGAACATGTGTCTCACGCTAGACGGACGGCTCGGCGAAAACTTATCCGGAACTGCTCAGTCGGCCACCCGTCTGCGGCGCGGTGCGGAACGCTCATGCGTTCGGCCGCGTCCAGGCCTTCGTGAAGCAGGTGGGGACGTCCGCGACCGCCGCTTCCTTGCGGTAGGTCCTCGGCGACCGGCCGACGATGTCGCGGAACGTACGGCTGAAGGTGCCGGTGCTGCCGAAGCCGACCTCGTAGCAGATGTCCGTGACGCTGTGGCCGCTCTCCCGCAGCAGGAACATCGCCCGCTCGACACGGCGGCGCTGCAGGTAGCGGTGAGGTGTCTCGCCGAAGGTGGCCCGGAAGGTGCGCGCGAAGTGTGCCGGGGACACGTGGGCGATCCGGGCCAGGGCCGGGACGTCCAGGGGCTGGGCGTACGCACGGTCCATCGCGTCCCGCGCCCGGAGCATACGGCGGTTGGTCTCTTCCACGGTGCGGCTCACGGCGCCCATCCCACCACGGCGTCCGTCGCCCGCGGATCACTCCGGCGCGACGGCCTTGTCAGACCCCCTCCGTAGGCTCGGGGACATGAGCGTTTCCCTCTACTACAGCGCACGCCGTACGGAGCCGTCGACGGATGCCGAGACGGCCGTTGTCGAGCGCATCGTCGCCGCCCACCACTCGTCCTTCCCGTACGAGGACGAGGAGAGCCTGTACCTGTACGAGGACGGTGGCAGCGAGCCGTCCGAGATCGTGGCCGGATCGACCAAGATGCCGTTCGAGCCCGACCGGGTCCTGACCGTGCTCGACCATGTGCTGGTATCTGTCAGCGAGTTGCGCCGTGCCCTGCCGGGAGCGGAGTGGCACGTGCACCTGGACGACCTCGACGTGCCGTGGGACGAGACCGACGGTTACGCCTTCCCCGGCATGCGCGACGCGGATCCCGCAGCCGAGTCGGGCGGCTTCTGACGCCTGTGCCCCGCAGGTCGCGCGCGGGGTCTCCCGCCGACATGCTCCAGGGTTGCCGTGGGGCGATCCTCGACGTCCGGAGGCCCTGTGTCCCGGGCACCCACGCCGTGTCAGGCGTGAGCACCCGGGAGGCAGTGCGGACCGCCAGGCACGTCAGCCCAGCAGGACGTCGTCATCACCGAGACGCTTGAGCTCGCGGTAGAGGATCGCCAGACCGGTGGCGACCTTGGCGGCTGACACGACGGCGTCGACCAGCCGCAGGGTGTCGTTCTCCTCGCGGGCCATCTTGGCCTGCTTCACGACGCCCAGTGCACCGAACGCGGTGGTTCCGAGCGACAGGTACACCCTGGACCTGGTCTTCTTCTTGGCTGCTGTGCTCATGGTGAGGGCACCTCCTTGCATGGCGGGTACCCCGAGACCGGCGCAGTGATCACTTCGTCCGCCACGGCTTTCGGACTCACCGGCCGACGTGCTCACTGATCCGTGGCAGCCGTCATCCACAGCTCCATGTCCGAGATGACCAGCCGGCCCGGTCGCTGCTCGGCCGTGTCCGGGACCACGGTGCGCACCACGGGCAGGTCGCCCTTCTCCACGGTGACCTCCGCGCCGTCGAACTTCGGCGCCTCGGCACTGACCGCCGCCTTCAGCTTGCTTTTCAGCTCCTGGGCCGTGGCGTCGTCCTTGACCACGAAACAGAGCACCTCCGTGTTCTCGGCCGCTGAGGACGCCTGCTGGCCCAATGCGGAAAGGGGCACCGGATCGGAGGAGCCGTTCGGGTTGAAGTCCGCACGGTAGACGTCTCCCAGGCACTCGGCCGCGCGTCGGAACTGCTTGTCGTCGGCCAGGGAGGAACCGTCCTCGGGGTC contains:
- the asnB gene encoding asparagine synthase (glutamine-hydrolyzing); translated protein: MCGIAAVHSPYATIDTDHTCPPAGASAVVEEMLGRLAHRGPDDSGTRTVGDHTWLGHRRLSIVDLDGGHQPLGGTDADDDWSLVCNGEIYNHQALRDEMPATAFGSSSDSAAALAVLRTDGPQGLHRLRGMWALCAATPGGRFVAARDAVGIKPLYWARTDPAVYFASELRAFPPEVQPCAEIFPPGHWWSPQEGLRRFAEAVPGPARSAEAVDRSAVPREAVEKATFESVADSVRRHLMADVEVGVFLSGGLDSGVVAAVAAEVYGRQGRRLKTFSVGTADSPDLLAARETAAFLGTDHHEAVLDAEASRTVLDDVVACVESFDASLIRSAVPNWFLSELASRHVKVVLTGEGADELFAGYGYYHERHAAPEDLDAELRRTVAALHGLNLQRCDRVTMAHGLEARVPFLDHDVMAHAMSLPAHMKALEDDGMEKGHLRRAFTGRLPEHLLWRRKEQFGTGSGAEGLLGPLWDSRITDEEFAAAVDDDGMPELRSKEELGYYCTFRTALPGVRPEAVLTRFATV
- a CDS encoding helix-turn-helix domain-containing protein, encoding MPIAVDIDVMLARRKMSVGELADRVGITPANLAVLKNGRAKAVRFATLAALCEALECQPGDLLRWETEDAADG
- a CDS encoding DUF2975 domain-containing protein, coding for MGKLTVRALRAVLVVVLTGTVCVQASMAWALATDPEQGSLPLTPLRLVTILGMVSVQVALVCVWRLVTMVRRGTVFSHAAFRYVDTVIGAIVAASLVWFAVTALNAPGQREDPGVTVVMGGVGVAVLGVALLVLVMRTLLAQAVARDVEASQMRAELDEVI
- a CDS encoding VOC family protein is translated as MFNAITHSQIYVLDQDEALDFYVGKLGLEVNADVDMGFMRWLTVSVPGHPDRQVLLEKPGPPALSEETAEQVRELVTKGAMGAALILTTDDCRTTYETLKALGVEFTDEPTERPYGIDCGLRDPFGNHLRFTQLKG
- a CDS encoding AraC family transcriptional regulator, whose translation is MGAVSRTVEETNRRMLRARDAMDRAYAQPLDVPALARIAHVSPAHFARTFRATFGETPHRYLQRRRVERAMFLLRESGHSVTDICYEVGFGSTGTFSRTFRDIVGRSPRTYRKEAAVADVPTCFTKAWTRPNA